The Peribacillus simplex genome contains a region encoding:
- a CDS encoding antitoxin YezG family protein, with the protein MNEIKLNSIYQQIAQTINETIPEEWSKVLMYGEIAEGTGTAFFFYYTPKSEVPIYSHDIPEIYSFNEEEYDKLWYQLLDELKLLSDEFKNNNQEQWTNLTFTLESTGKFKVDYDYEDLSDADDHERRVIWEYTRLGLLPESEYDKSILEEYLKKE; encoded by the coding sequence ATGAATGAAATTAAACTTAATAGTATTTATCAACAAATAGCTCAAACTATTAATGAAACTATACCAGAGGAATGGTCAAAGGTATTAATGTACGGTGAAATTGCTGAAGGTACCGGTACTGCATTCTTTTTTTATTATACTCCTAAAAGTGAAGTGCCTATTTATAGTCATGATATACCTGAAATATATAGTTTTAATGAAGAAGAATACGATAAATTATGGTATCAATTATTAGATGAATTAAAACTATTGTCAGATGAATTTAAAAATAATAATCAAGAACAATGGACCAATTTAACTTTCACTTTAGAAAGTACAGGGAAATTTAAAGTTGACTATGATTATGAAGATCTATCAGATGCAGATGATCATGAAAGAAGGGTTATTTGGGAATATACTCGTTTGGGCCTTTTACCTGAATCTGAATATGATAAGAGTATTTTAGAAGAATACCTTAAGAAAGAATGA
- a CDS encoding nicotinate phosphoribosyltransferase, translating to MEKKYNDDSYALHTDLYQINMAQTYWQDKTHNRKAVFEIFFRKLPFNSGYAIFAGLEKIVHYLQNFSFSESDIDYLKNDLHYDEEFLNYLRNIRFTGEIRCMKEGELVFGNEPILRVEAPLGEAQLIETALLNIVNYHTLVATKASRIKQVIGEESALEFGSRRAQEMDAAIWGARAAYIAGFDSTSNVRAGKLFGIPVSGTHAHSMIQAYKDEYTAFHKYAVSHKDCVFLVDTYDTLRSGIPNAIRVAKELGDKINFIGVRLDSGDLAYLSKEARRMLDAAGFHDAKIVASNDLDEYTIINLKQQGARIDIWGIGTKLITAYDQPALGAVYKMVSIEGEDGNMRDTIKISSNPEKVTTPGLKRVYRIINKVNHHAEGDYLAMEYEKPQEQEKLKMFHPVHTFLSKFVTDFDAVDLHVDIFKDGNLIYELPTIDEIKAFTQKNLQVLWPEYLRALNPEEYPVDLSQDCWDNKMRNIDEVKANVERMLTK from the coding sequence ATGGAAAAAAAGTACAACGACGACAGTTACGCATTACACACTGATCTATACCAAATCAATATGGCCCAAACTTATTGGCAGGACAAAACACATAACCGAAAGGCAGTTTTCGAAATATTTTTCAGAAAGCTTCCATTTAACAGCGGATATGCGATTTTTGCGGGACTTGAAAAAATTGTCCATTACCTTCAAAACTTTTCCTTCTCGGAAAGTGATATCGACTATTTAAAAAATGATCTGCACTATGATGAAGAATTTTTGAATTATTTGCGGAACATCCGTTTCACGGGAGAGATTCGCTGCATGAAAGAGGGAGAGCTCGTCTTCGGCAATGAACCGATTTTACGGGTGGAGGCACCGCTCGGTGAGGCTCAACTCATCGAAACTGCGCTGCTTAACATTGTGAACTATCACACACTCGTAGCAACAAAAGCTTCGCGCATCAAACAGGTCATCGGTGAAGAATCTGCCCTCGAATTCGGTTCAAGGCGGGCGCAAGAAATGGATGCTGCAATTTGGGGAGCGAGGGCGGCCTATATTGCTGGCTTTGATTCCACCAGTAATGTACGTGCTGGAAAGCTGTTCGGCATTCCTGTTTCAGGGACCCATGCACATTCCATGATCCAAGCTTATAAAGATGAATATACTGCTTTTCACAAATACGCTGTTTCCCATAAAGACTGTGTATTCTTGGTTGATACTTATGATACATTACGTTCTGGCATTCCGAATGCAATCCGTGTTGCCAAGGAACTGGGCGATAAAATCAATTTCATTGGCGTCCGTCTTGACAGCGGTGATTTAGCTTACTTATCAAAAGAAGCACGACGTATGCTTGATGCTGCAGGGTTCCATGATGCGAAGATTGTCGCTTCCAATGACTTGGATGAATATACGATCATCAACCTGAAACAACAAGGAGCAAGAATTGACATTTGGGGCATTGGAACCAAATTGATTACGGCTTATGACCAGCCAGCGCTCGGTGCCGTTTATAAAATGGTTTCAATAGAGGGCGAAGATGGGAATATGAGAGATACCATCAAAATTTCTTCTAACCCTGAAAAGGTTACGACACCTGGCTTAAAACGAGTATATCGTATCATCAATAAAGTGAACCATCATGCTGAAGGTGATTATTTGGCGATGGAATATGAGAAGCCGCAGGAACAGGAAAAATTAAAAATGTTTCATCCTGTCCATACCTTCCTAAGTAAATTCGTCACGGATTTCGATGCGGTTGATCTGCATGTGGATATTTTCAAGGATGGAAATTTGATTTATGAATTGCCAACCATAGATGAAATCAAGGCATTCACGCAAAAAAATCTCCAAGTATTATGGCCGGAGTACCTGCGTGCACTTAATCCTGAAGAATACCCGGTAGATCTAAGCCAGGATTGTTGGGATAATAAAATGAGGAATATAGATGAAGTTAAAGCTAATGTAGAAAGAATGCTAACGAAATGA
- a CDS encoding T6SS immunity protein Tdi1 domain-containing protein: MSTAIFDNFKLFEKAQAETINNFYGYIPEQVLEVWNKYGFGSILNGYLNIVNPEEYQELLKDVYVRNEDALVLFTTSMGDLVVWEDNKYLISLNFRKGEIKEISSGFKYFFPDLEDESFYQEILDWNPYPEAVDKYGEPDFDECFGYTPLLGLGGPEKVENLKKVKLIEHIYLIAQFMGPIE, from the coding sequence ATGTCAACTGCGATTTTTGATAACTTTAAATTATTTGAAAAAGCACAAGCAGAAACTATTAATAATTTTTATGGTTATATACCTGAACAAGTATTAGAAGTGTGGAATAAATATGGTTTTGGTAGTATATTAAATGGGTATTTAAATATCGTTAACCCAGAAGAGTATCAGGAACTATTAAAGGATGTATATGTAAGAAACGAGGATGCTCTAGTTTTGTTTACTACATCAATGGGAGATCTAGTTGTTTGGGAAGATAATAAATATTTAATTTCACTTAATTTTAGAAAGGGTGAAATTAAAGAGATATCGTCCGGTTTTAAATACTTCTTTCCTGATTTAGAGGATGAATCATTTTACCAAGAAATATTAGACTGGAATCCTTATCCTGAAGCAGTTGATAAATATGGAGAGCCAGATTTTGATGAATGCTTTGGTTATACACCTCTGCTTGGATTGGGTGGACCCGAGAAAGTGGAAAACTTGAAAAAGGTGAAACTTATTGAGCATATTTATCTGATTGCTCAATTCATGGGACCAATCGAATAA
- a CDS encoding NUDIX domain-containing protein, which produces MGQQEKKKYITPDGYTADIAIFTITTKKTAEKAPPEMFLKLLLIKRATKDKEGSPNVEGDKWALPGGFVNAGETAYEAAKRELKEETGVAGFHVKHFGVYDRPGRDPRGWIISNAFYAIVQEEFLHQRKANDDAAEVELFTIQEALQLDLAFDHYTIINDAMNLMKKEMVQTTIAQKFLPDEFTLSELQRVLLTARDDAKISADSLFYAKAPKLPFLEKVLDEKGMQKKTKRNSYRPSQLYRFNAEVVMDSIYY; this is translated from the coding sequence ATGGGTCAGCAGGAAAAAAAGAAATATATTACTCCAGATGGATATACAGCAGATATTGCAATCTTTACGATAACTACAAAGAAAACGGCAGAGAAAGCCCCGCCTGAAATGTTTTTGAAATTATTATTAATCAAACGTGCCACAAAAGATAAGGAAGGAAGCCCGAATGTTGAAGGAGATAAATGGGCTTTACCTGGAGGCTTTGTCAATGCTGGCGAGACTGCTTATGAAGCAGCCAAAAGAGAATTGAAAGAAGAAACGGGCGTAGCTGGATTCCATGTCAAGCATTTCGGGGTTTATGACCGGCCAGGACGTGATCCCAGGGGTTGGATCATATCCAATGCTTTTTATGCAATTGTCCAGGAAGAGTTTCTTCATCAAAGAAAAGCGAATGACGATGCAGCCGAGGTTGAATTGTTCACGATTCAGGAAGCCTTACAATTAGATCTTGCGTTCGATCATTATACAATTATAAACGATGCGATGAATTTAATGAAAAAAGAAATGGTGCAAACGACGATAGCCCAAAAATTCCTGCCGGATGAATTTACACTTTCTGAATTGCAACGGGTTTTGCTGACAGCCAGAGATGATGCAAAAATAAGCGCAGACTCACTTTTTTATGCAAAAGCCCCGAAACTCCCGTTTTTGGAGAAAGTCTTGGATGAAAAGGGAATGCAGAAGAAAACGAAACGTAATTCGTATCGGCCTTCACAGCTTTACCGATTTAATGCAGAGGTTGTCATGGACTCTATTTACTACTAA
- the nadE gene encoding ammonia-dependent NAD(+) synthetase has product MRPLQKEIVKKLLVQPTIDPEVEFRKSVDLLKGYMKKNTFLKSFVLGISGGQDSTLAGYIAQTAVNELNEEKTGSDYKFVAVSLPYGVQADEDDRQLALKFIKPSQTVTVNIKEAVDASVKAVEEAVSEKLSNFLRGNVKARERMKVQYDLAGLYKGVVLGTDHAAEAITGFFTKHGDGAADILPLYRLNKRQGKEILKFVGAPERLYTKIPTADLEDDKPLLPDEVALGISYDEIDDYLEGKEIRTEAAEIIEGWYTKTEHKRNEAINVYDTWWK; this is encoded by the coding sequence ATGCGTCCATTACAAAAAGAAATCGTAAAAAAATTACTTGTCCAACCAACGATCGATCCTGAAGTCGAGTTCAGGAAAAGTGTTGATCTACTAAAAGGGTATATGAAGAAAAATACGTTTCTGAAAAGCTTTGTACTTGGAATATCTGGAGGGCAAGATTCAACACTGGCGGGGTATATTGCCCAAACCGCTGTCAATGAATTGAATGAAGAAAAGACTGGCAGCGACTACAAGTTTGTTGCTGTAAGCTTGCCATATGGAGTACAGGCTGATGAAGATGACAGGCAGCTGGCTTTAAAATTCATCAAGCCAAGCCAAACGGTTACAGTCAACATCAAGGAAGCGGTGGATGCATCAGTAAAAGCTGTGGAAGAAGCAGTTTCTGAAAAGCTATCGAATTTCTTAAGGGGAAATGTTAAAGCACGTGAGCGAATGAAGGTACAATATGATTTAGCCGGACTTTATAAAGGCGTCGTGCTTGGTACGGACCATGCAGCAGAAGCGATCACAGGTTTCTTTACGAAACATGGTGATGGCGCAGCGGATATCCTTCCATTATACCGATTGAATAAAAGGCAAGGAAAAGAAATCCTGAAGTTCGTCGGGGCTCCCGAGCGTCTTTATACGAAAATACCAACGGCCGATTTGGAAGATGACAAACCGTTGCTTCCTGATGAAGTCGCTTTAGGCATTAGCTACGATGAAATCGATGATTACCTTGAAGGCAAGGAAATCAGAACGGAAGCTGCCGAAATCATCGAAGGTTGGTATACTAAAACCGAACATAAACGCAATGAAGCCATTAACGTTTATGATACTTGGTGGAAATAA
- a CDS encoding cysteine hydrolase family protein has protein sequence MGKKALINIDYTYDFVADGGSLTCGKPGQDIEKALVSITKDFIEQGEYTVFAIDLHEEGDRLHPESNLFPPHNISGTMGRNLYGALKEEYETNKNQKNVHYIDKTRYSAFAGTDLDIRLRERHITDVYLVGVCTDICILHTAIDAYNLGYKIFIYENAVASFNDAGHHWALGHFKGSLGATIL, from the coding sequence ATGGGAAAAAAGGCATTGATCAATATAGATTATACGTATGACTTCGTGGCAGACGGGGGTTCATTGACCTGCGGGAAGCCAGGCCAGGATATCGAGAAGGCTCTTGTCAGTATAACCAAGGATTTTATCGAACAAGGTGAATACACGGTATTCGCGATTGATTTACATGAAGAAGGAGACCGCTTACATCCCGAATCGAATTTGTTTCCACCACATAATATTAGCGGTACAATGGGTAGAAACCTATACGGGGCGTTAAAAGAGGAATATGAAACAAATAAAAATCAAAAGAATGTTCATTATATAGATAAAACACGTTATTCGGCCTTTGCAGGAACGGACCTTGATATCCGCCTGCGGGAACGTCACATTACCGATGTATATTTAGTCGGGGTTTGTACGGATATCTGTATTTTGCATACGGCAATCGACGCTTATAATCTAGGCTATAAAATCTTTATATATGAAAATGCAGTGGCCTCGTTCAATGATGCGGGTCACCATTGGGCGCTTGGACATTTTAAAGGATCTCTTGGAGCAACCATTCTATAA
- a CDS encoding DNA/RNA non-specific endonuclease, translated as MKSSLNRSEYKTLENTWKKALVEGKEVTIKVKPIYEAQSARPSEFKINYVIDGKKYSDRLTNYLGGK; from the coding sequence CTGAAAAGTTCTTTAAATAGGAGTGAATATAAGACTCTAGAGAATACATGGAAGAAGGCTTTAGTAGAGGGTAAAGAAGTAACCATTAAAGTAAAACCCATATATGAGGCACAATCAGCTAGACCAAGTGAGTTTAAAATCAACTATGTAATAGATGGTAAAAAATATTCAGATAGATTAACTAATTATTTAGGAGGTAAGTAG
- a CDS encoding YwqI/YxiC family protein, with the protein MTTIKLNHPAVTKQVDQVKTALGTVTLGNLPAGELGSNKLEFTSKWIDRETNLEKVFEQYIKIVQKNVEDTRANIDLLKEQDEAIAHTSSHGYPTR; encoded by the coding sequence ATGACGACAATCAAACTGAATCATCCTGCCGTAACGAAGCAAGTCGATCAGGTGAAGACGGCACTTGGTACAGTCACGCTTGGAAATTTGCCGGCAGGCGAGCTTGGCAGCAATAAATTGGAATTCACCTCGAAATGGATCGACCGGGAAACGAACCTGGAAAAGGTCTTTGAGCAATATATCAAAATCGTCCAGAAAAATGTGGAAGATACCCGTGCCAACATTGACTTATTAAAAGAACAGGATGAAGCCATCGCCCATACGTCTTCACATGGGTATCCTACGCGATGA
- a CDS encoding immunity protein YezG family protein, with amino-acid sequence METKIMEQTYQQIANTLINIIPEDWKQIFLYAEFREGYKKVFFYYYPETGGEPVYSLNITDLFNVDEEEFDGLDDDLYNCFSRLREEFKEQEQELWTNLTFILDNTGKMKINYGYEDISELSPVEKQDKWEAEYLK; translated from the coding sequence ATGGAAACCAAAATAATGGAGCAGACATATCAACAAATTGCGAATACATTAATTAATATAATTCCAGAGGATTGGAAACAAATCTTTTTATACGCTGAATTTAGAGAAGGCTATAAAAAAGTTTTTTTCTATTATTACCCTGAAACTGGAGGGGAACCAGTATATAGTCTGAATATAACAGATTTATTTAATGTTGATGAGGAAGAGTTTGATGGGCTTGATGATGATTTGTATAATTGTTTTTCAAGATTGCGTGAAGAATTTAAGGAGCAAGAACAGGAATTATGGACAAACCTAACTTTCATTTTAGATAACACAGGAAAAATGAAAATAAATTATGGATATGAGGATATTTCAGAACTTAGCCCTGTAGAAAAACAAGATAAATGGGAAGCTGAATATCTAAAGTAA
- a CDS encoding HNH endonuclease, protein MKMNHFTSYRAPPIIGRKDLKSYRFIYSKEFAQREVQKAQAFGRQIGNVEVALRIKVEELATAYGNNYKHVIFEKTAIKDIVQKFAVKKLSTVNQAKADDAMIEAARKLPAYTRRPNQPRNYKYKERNEDGTTLYTFISTKNGKEYQVIYDKDGFPIFHSKFEIYLPEKYFLETDAAQFEYLSKTLSEEVIRNPELAEKFFK, encoded by the coding sequence ATGAAAATGAATCATTTTACGTCATATCGGGCTCCTCCGATAATAGGCCGTAAGGACTTAAAATCATACAGATTTATTTACAGCAAGGAATTTGCGCAAAGGGAGGTTCAGAAGGCTCAAGCATTCGGCCGGCAAATCGGCAATGTGGAAGTAGCTCTTCGTATCAAGGTCGAAGAGTTAGCCACGGCGTATGGAAACAACTACAAGCATGTCATTTTTGAAAAAACGGCTATTAAGGATATCGTACAGAAGTTTGCGGTGAAGAAACTATCTACCGTAAATCAGGCAAAGGCTGACGATGCGATGATTGAAGCAGCTCGAAAACTCCCAGCATATACAAGAAGACCTAACCAACCAAGAAATTATAAGTATAAAGAACGTAATGAAGACGGAACTACACTGTACACTTTTATTTCAACCAAAAATGGAAAAGAATATCAAGTAATTTATGATAAAGATGGATTCCCAATTTTTCATTCGAAATTTGAAATTTACTTACCAGAAAAGTATTTTTTAGAAACAGATGCTGCACAATTTGAATATTTATCTAAAACCTTATCTGAAGAAGTTATAAGGAATCCAGAACTAGCTGAAAAGTTCTTTAAATAG
- a CDS encoding YwqH-like family protein codes for MVYADILSNIHSAISSKKADLNVKIERLENAKNDIIKEQSMCLNEIRKIKDPELGGSWTGNRSDQFQEARHDAYNVMFSIIHDDYDDYQWKIEAMITKLNAENTLLSIAGNIAQEADSLLSKGEEAFEQLESKISDLKRRLF; via the coding sequence ATGGTTTATGCAGATATTTTGAGTAATATACACTCTGCTATCTCCAGTAAAAAAGCTGATTTGAATGTGAAAATTGAACGTTTAGAAAATGCGAAGAACGATATTATAAAAGAGCAGAGCATGTGTCTGAACGAGATTAGGAAAATAAAAGACCCTGAGCTAGGTGGCAGCTGGACAGGGAATCGCTCGGATCAATTTCAGGAAGCCCGTCATGATGCCTATAATGTGATGTTCAGTATCATTCATGACGATTATGACGATTACCAATGGAAAATCGAGGCAATGATTACAAAGCTGAATGCCGAAAATACTCTTCTGAGCATAGCGGGGAATATAGCCCAAGAGGCCGACTCCCTTTTGAGCAAAGGCGAAGAGGCATTTGAACAGCTGGAAAGTAAAATATCCGATTTAAAAAGGCGGTTGTTTTAA
- a CDS encoding serine hydrolase domain-containing protein, producing MEKTSKEIKFSGVIGVKAGDDVIHSSAHGYSNRADEIMNTTETKFGIASGCKLFTAIAICQLIQNGKLRFDSKLKDCLPTEFPGFNQIVTIHHLLTHTSGIPDYFDEEVMDDFEELWQKNPMYHIKRLKDFLPMFQDEVMMFEPGERFHYNNAGYILLGLIVEELTGLEFSEYIDKNIFLPCEMKNSGYFSMDQLPKNTALGYIDEENGAWRTNVYSLPIKGGADGGAYLTTSDMFRFWEGLFSNQLLNQAYTNLLLKPHIATEDEGGYYGYGLWIRKKDDAIFKYHLMGHDPGVSFNSAVYPANRLKTVITSNESTGPYHIACAIEKEL from the coding sequence ATGGAAAAAACGAGCAAGGAAATTAAATTCTCGGGTGTAATCGGTGTGAAAGCGGGAGATGACGTGATCCATAGCTCAGCACATGGCTATTCCAATCGAGCGGATGAAATCATGAATACGACCGAAACAAAGTTCGGAATTGCTTCCGGGTGTAAACTGTTTACGGCGATAGCCATTTGCCAGTTAATACAAAATGGGAAACTTAGGTTCGATTCTAAGCTTAAAGACTGTCTTCCGACCGAGTTTCCTGGTTTCAACCAAATTGTAACCATACATCACCTCTTAACACACACATCGGGCATTCCTGATTACTTTGATGAAGAAGTGATGGATGATTTTGAAGAGCTTTGGCAGAAAAATCCGATGTACCATATAAAAAGATTAAAAGATTTCCTGCCAATGTTTCAAGATGAGGTGATGATGTTCGAACCCGGGGAAAGATTTCATTACAATAATGCAGGCTATATTTTATTAGGATTGATTGTTGAGGAACTAACCGGGCTCGAATTTTCGGAATATATCGACAAGAACATCTTTCTGCCTTGTGAAATGAAAAATTCCGGTTATTTTTCCATGGACCAGCTTCCTAAAAATACTGCATTAGGGTACATTGACGAAGAAAATGGAGCATGGAGAACGAATGTTTATTCCCTTCCGATCAAAGGCGGTGCGGATGGAGGGGCGTATCTTACAACATCGGATATGTTCAGATTTTGGGAGGGGTTATTTTCCAATCAATTACTGAATCAAGCATATACCAATCTTTTATTGAAGCCCCATATTGCAACGGAAGATGAAGGTGGATACTACGGATATGGTCTATGGATTCGTAAAAAAGATGATGCGATTTTCAAATATCATCTTATGGGGCATGACCCGGGTGTAAGCTTCAATTCAGCGGTATATCCGGCAAATCGATTGAAAACCGTCATTACTTCAAATGAAAGCACGGGTCCATACCATATTGCTTGCGCGATTGAAAAAGAACTATAA
- a CDS encoding HNH endonuclease has product MEQVSLAGGPNLRQVMMEKQTLKEVYQKFTVKDSKVEGVSGEKISKGTGNRGAVVPPAFRQTEFASSYEARLNQTPALENSKVEFEGIRGESKGILKPPPDRQLKQILDEVGIDGIQYKNAVPDFSPTAKAQVEINYMLGGKGTYGGKARRANFVQSDQKLADQLNNSPELASQFGMESGKISARDIKKYRENNKLTWHELNDVKTMQLVPTKINSEFGHLGGVGEINAGAFIPGGFANKQKEEILK; this is encoded by the coding sequence GTGGAACAAGTTTCCCTCGCAGGAGGACCAAACCTTCGCCAAGTTATGATGGAAAAGCAGACACTTAAGGAAGTCTATCAGAAATTTACGGTGAAGGATAGCAAAGTAGAGGGTGTTTCAGGGGAGAAGATTTCTAAGGGTACGGGTAATAGGGGGGCTGTAGTTCCACCTGCCTTTAGACAAACTGAATTTGCTAGTTCGTATGAAGCGAGGCTTAATCAGACACCTGCATTAGAGAATTCAAAGGTTGAATTTGAGGGAATAAGGGGTGAATCTAAGGGAATACTTAAGCCGCCACCAGACCGTCAATTAAAACAAATTTTAGATGAAGTTGGGATTGATGGCATCCAATATAAAAATGCTGTTCCTGATTTTTCACCGACAGCAAAAGCACAAGTTGAAATCAACTATATGCTTGGAGGAAAAGGAACTTATGGAGGGAAAGCCAGACGCGCTAATTTTGTTCAATCAGACCAAAAATTAGCTGATCAACTTAATAATTCACCTGAATTAGCAAGCCAATTTGGGATGGAGTCTGGTAAAATTAGTGCAAGAGATATAAAGAAATATCGAGAAAATAATAAATTAACATGGCATGAATTAAATGATGTTAAAACAATGCAACTTGTGCCAACAAAAATAAATAGTGAATTCGGACATCTGGGTGGTGTAGGAGAAATAAATGCAGGAGCTTTTATACCTGGAGGGTTTGCTAATAAACAAAAAGAGGAGATTTTAAAATGA
- a CDS encoding DNA/RNA non-specific endonuclease, translating into MKIYEAKTLTAATKSRAKQYEELKKEVTALKKEFQGIVGLDNEFQGAGATAIKSFYEAQIEVADAWMELFTTQISFLEGIPASLEEADLSGNTVVEVPFLDGEVSNGINQAKSLVDEQANDLQRILDSIDDILPLDRFDQKDFNEKITLAGQRLDDTVTKVENVDRQLVEEYDVSVGQENVAVGLFRALLDATKQDGNVSPMTFNQSAFKKSDVYQVKDEVAGQMKDYQTFKKQQTEARKIEQEMEELENRPWYEKAWDTTKTFTGEFTGYYDSIRASTGVDPVTGRKLSDAERIAAGAMAAAGFIPVVGWAGRAIKGGSALYKTAKGLNAANHALDAYKTTKGFSLLQKTEYGIYGLLAANGLGEAVTGKDMFGNQLTEEQRQNGLLMALGIGGVAGAAKVADKVASGTKFVPYSKEFAQKQVQKAKVFGRQIGNVEVPLRIRVEELATAYGNNYKHVTFDKTAIKDIVQKFAVKSDGGKGTGKVVLAKGSNEITKVAYGKHYTRERMKKVLKPNIEYTSPGGHVYKTDEKGRITSVEGSLDLGSGKRNNYAQRIAGREDRLPDDQGGHLIASIFKGSGHLDNLVPMNANLNMGEWKKLEISWAKALDSNPPKTVEVKITPVYKGDSKRPASFRINYKIDNSRWERRIFENRSGGK; encoded by the coding sequence ATGAAAATATATGAAGCCAAGACATTGACGGCCGCAACCAAGTCGCGCGCCAAGCAATATGAAGAACTAAAGAAGGAAGTCACAGCCCTGAAAAAGGAATTTCAGGGCATCGTCGGCCTGGATAACGAGTTTCAAGGGGCCGGTGCCACTGCCATCAAAAGCTTCTATGAAGCGCAAATCGAGGTGGCGGACGCCTGGATGGAACTTTTTACGACCCAGATCAGTTTTTTGGAAGGCATTCCGGCAAGTCTGGAAGAGGCGGACCTTTCCGGAAATACGGTGGTCGAGGTTCCCTTTTTAGATGGCGAAGTCTCGAACGGCATCAACCAAGCGAAGTCGCTTGTCGATGAACAAGCAAACGATCTCCAAAGGATCCTCGACAGCATTGACGATATCCTGCCTCTTGATAGGTTCGACCAAAAAGACTTTAATGAAAAAATCACGCTGGCCGGCCAGAGGCTGGATGACACCGTGACAAAAGTCGAGAATGTCGACCGGCAATTGGTCGAGGAATATGATGTATCCGTCGGGCAGGAAAACGTGGCCGTTGGCCTCTTCCGCGCCTTGCTCGATGCCACCAAACAGGACGGCAACGTTTCGCCGATGACCTTCAATCAATCGGCCTTCAAGAAAAGTGATGTCTATCAAGTGAAGGATGAAGTCGCCGGTCAGATGAAAGACTATCAGACCTTCAAAAAGCAGCAAACCGAAGCCCGGAAAATCGAACAAGAAATGGAAGAACTCGAAAACCGCCCATGGTACGAAAAAGCCTGGGATACGACAAAAACCTTTACAGGCGAATTCACGGGATATTATGATTCAATCAGGGCCTCAACCGGAGTCGATCCAGTAACCGGCCGCAAGCTGTCCGATGCCGAAAGAATCGCCGCCGGCGCCATGGCCGCCGCTGGATTCATCCCCGTCGTCGGCTGGGCCGGACGGGCCATCAAAGGCGGCAGCGCCCTATACAAAACTGCCAAAGGACTTAACGCAGCGAACCATGCCCTCGATGCTTATAAAACGACAAAAGGCTTTAGCCTTCTCCAGAAAACCGAATACGGGATATACGGCCTCCTCGCAGCCAACGGCCTCGGAGAAGCCGTCACCGGCAAAGACATGTTCGGCAACCAGCTGACCGAGGAACAGCGCCAGAACGGGCTGTTGATGGCACTCGGAATCGGCGGTGTGGCTGGTGCGGCTAAGGTCGCTGATAAAGTGGCGAGTGGTACAAAGTTCGTCCCTTACAGCAAGGAATTTGCGCAAAAGCAGGTTCAGAAGGCAAAAGTATTCGGCCGGCAAATCGGCAATGTGGAAGTACCTCTTCGTATCAGAGTCGAAGAGTTAGCCACGGCGTATGGAAACAACTACAAGCATGTCACTTTTGATAAAACGGCTATTAAGGATATCGTACAGAAGTTTGCGGTGAAGAGTGATGGTGGTAAAGGTACAGGCAAAGTAGTGCTAGCAAAAGGATCGAATGAAATTACAAAAGTGGCGTATGGAAAGCACTATACAAGAGAACGAATGAAGAAAGTTTTAAAACCGAATATTGAATATACATCCCCTGGTGGTCATGTATATAAAACGGACGAAAAGGGTCGGATAACAAGTGTAGAAGGTTCTCTCGACTTAGGCAGTGGCAAACGAAACAATTATGCACAGCGGATTGCTGGAAGAGAAGACCGCTTGCCAGATGATCAAGGGGGCCACTTAATCGCCAGCATATTTAAAGGGTCTGGTCATTTAGACAACCTTGTTCCTATGAATGCAAACCTGAATATGGGAGAATGGAAAAAACTCGAAATATCTTGGGCAAAAGCTTTAGACAGTAATCCTCCTAAAACAGTTGAAGTGAAAATTACTCCAGTTTATAAAGGAGACTCGAAGCGGCCTGCTAGTTTTAGAATAAATTATAAGATTGATAATAGTCGTTGGGAGAGAAGAATTTTTGAAAATAGATCAGGAGGTAAGTAA